Proteins encoded together in one Hevea brasiliensis isolate MT/VB/25A 57/8 chromosome 16, ASM3005281v1, whole genome shotgun sequence window:
- the LOC110672554 gene encoding uncharacterized protein At1g76070-like, with amino-acid sequence MGKQQKFIGKISSILPKAATPVTFLSPPPSPVRTNAGKGFSSPRVSIIPKEVRRRARSLSFDAREPTSPKVSCTGQVKKKQNKKKKMNPTKIPKNMLCSCTGAIARIFRKKQQSGESDVCNKRTPMEDKVPSLVHLKQLASGRGGLQNFDMKARDVVGAADGENFCTTDKKLQDKEKVIAAASESIIMDEKIAANPR; translated from the coding sequence ATGGGGAAACAGCAGAAATTTATAGGCAAAATCTCAAGCATTCTACCGAAAGCAGCAACTCCTGTGACCTTTCTGAGCCCACCTCCTAGTCCAGTTAGAACCAATGCTGGAAAAGGGTTTTCCAGTCCAAGAGTATCAATTATTCCAAAGGAGGTGCGGAGAAGAGCTAGGAGTTTAAGCTTTGATGCACGAGAACCCACCTCTCCTAAAGTTTCGTGCACGGGCCAAGTCAAGAAAAAgcagaataagaagaagaagatgaacccCACAAAAATACCAAAAAATATGCTATGTTCTTGTACTGGAGCAATAGCGAGGATTTTTAGGAAAAAGCAACAAAGTGGGGAATCTGATGTCTGCAATAAGAGAACACCCATGGAAGACAAAGTTCCTTCCTTGGTTCATTTGAAACAATTAGCGAGTGGTCGAGGTGGGTTACAGAACTTTGACATGAAGGCTCGTGATGTTGTAGGGGCTGCAGATGGGGAAAATTTTTGTACAACAGATAAGAAGCTTCAGGATAAAGAAAAAGTTATTGCAGCCGCCTCTGAATCCATCATAATGGATGAAAAGATCGCTGCAAATCCAAGATAA